The Vibrio sp. SNU_ST1 genome has a segment encoding these proteins:
- the purD gene encoding phosphoribosylamine--glycine ligase — MNVLIIGAGGREHALGWKAAQNPNVETVFIAPGNAGTALEPKLENVNIGVEDIAGLVAFAQDKKIELTIVGPEAPLVIGVVDAFREVGLPIFGPTQAAAQLEGSKAFTKDFLARHEIPTGYYSNFTEIEPAIAYVREQGAPIVVKADGLAAGKGVIVAMTLEEAEDAIKDMLAGNAFGEAGSRVVIEEFLEGEEASFIVMVDGSSVLPMATSQDHKRVGDKDTGPNTGGMGAYSPAPVVTPEIHNRILEEVIYPTVRGMDAEGAPYTGFLYAGLMIDADGTPKVIEYNCRFGDPETQPIMMRMESDLVELCLMAIDEKLDEAESKWDPRASIGVVLAAGGYPADYAKGDVISLPTSEVEGQKVFHAGTTNNEAGDVVTNGGRVLCATALGNTVSEAQERAYALTKQVSWNGMFHRNDIGYRAITREQEQ, encoded by the coding sequence ATGAATGTACTAATTATTGGTGCTGGCGGCAGAGAACACGCTTTGGGTTGGAAGGCAGCACAAAACCCAAACGTTGAAACGGTATTCATCGCTCCAGGTAACGCAGGGACTGCACTTGAGCCGAAACTTGAGAACGTAAACATCGGTGTTGAAGACATCGCAGGTTTAGTGGCGTTTGCTCAAGATAAAAAAATCGAACTGACTATCGTTGGTCCTGAAGCGCCATTGGTTATTGGTGTAGTTGATGCATTCCGCGAAGTTGGCCTACCAATCTTTGGCCCAACTCAAGCGGCAGCACAGCTTGAAGGCTCTAAAGCATTCACCAAAGACTTCCTAGCTCGTCATGAGATCCCAACAGGTTACTACTCAAACTTCACTGAGATTGAGCCAGCTATCGCTTACGTTCGCGAGCAAGGTGCTCCAATCGTAGTAAAAGCTGACGGCCTTGCTGCAGGTAAAGGCGTTATCGTTGCGATGACCCTTGAAGAAGCAGAAGACGCAATCAAAGACATGCTAGCAGGCAACGCATTTGGCGAAGCAGGCAGCCGCGTAGTGATCGAAGAGTTCCTTGAAGGTGAAGAAGCAAGCTTCATTGTAATGGTTGACGGTTCTAGCGTACTTCCTATGGCCACCAGCCAAGACCACAAACGTGTTGGCGACAAAGATACAGGCCCTAACACGGGCGGCATGGGTGCTTACTCTCCAGCGCCAGTTGTGACTCCAGAAATCCATAACCGTATCCTTGAGGAAGTTATCTACCCAACGGTACGTGGTATGGATGCAGAAGGCGCGCCTTACACCGGTTTCCTATACGCTGGCCTAATGATCGATGCTGACGGCACACCAAAGGTTATCGAATACAACTGCCGCTTTGGCGACCCTGAAACGCAACCTATCATGATGCGTATGGAGTCAGACCTTGTTGAACTTTGCCTAATGGCTATCGATGAGAAGCTAGACGAAGCAGAATCAAAATGGGATCCACGCGCTTCTATCGGTGTTGTTCTTGCTGCTGGCGGTTACCCTGCTGACTACGCAAAAGGTGACGTTATTTCACTGCCAACTAGCGAAGTTGAAGGCCAAAAGGTTTTCCACGCGGGTACGACAAATAACGAAGCTGGCGACGTTGTGACAAACGGTGGCCGTGTACTTTGTGCAACGGCATTGGGTAATACGGTTTCTGAAGCTCAGGAGCGCGCTTACGCGTTGACGAAGCAAGTTAGCTGGAATGGTATGTTCCACCGCAATGACATCGGTTACCGTGCGATTACGCGCGAGCAAGAACAGTAA
- a CDS encoding DUF1481 domain-containing protein gives MKKALLLVSLLSTFLIGCSSTSPRKNLEQFETHTGGQVMGDATSFYWVTNKLTQPHTSADYVTVGDYGWYQTDYAWSEGILREFIREGEQRNSSNELVPYSIHVRFNKSGEAVYQQYRIDRKILPIQVKQLESYQKEAKSVLDTTMKLHDEGLRLVQGYWNGRSFETCAGGEFDRFEFNQTLPSFVIDRLASVESYAAFLGSDSLGKMSVEELLMLAEDSHDCVVRPSLLKE, from the coding sequence ATGAAAAAAGCACTTCTTCTCGTTTCACTATTATCTACATTTCTCATTGGCTGTTCATCAACCAGCCCTCGCAAAAACCTAGAGCAATTTGAAACTCACACCGGCGGCCAAGTCATGGGCGACGCGACAAGTTTCTACTGGGTTACAAACAAGCTAACACAACCTCATACTTCAGCTGACTACGTCACTGTAGGCGATTACGGCTGGTACCAAACGGACTATGCTTGGTCGGAAGGTATACTTCGTGAATTCATTCGTGAAGGTGAGCAACGTAATTCTTCTAATGAGCTGGTTCCGTATAGTATCCATGTGCGTTTTAATAAGTCAGGCGAAGCGGTATATCAGCAGTATCGTATTGATCGCAAAATTTTACCTATCCAAGTTAAGCAACTCGAAAGCTACCAGAAAGAAGCCAAGTCGGTTTTAGATACTACGATGAAGCTGCATGACGAAGGGCTAAGACTGGTTCAGGGTTACTGGAATGGTCGTTCTTTTGAAACGTGTGCTGGTGGTGAGTTTGATCGCTTTGAATTTAATCAGACCTTGCCAAGCTTCGTGATCGACCGATTGGCGTCTGTGGAAAGCTATGCGGCGTTTCTTGGCAGTGATTCACTAGGTAAGATGAGCGTAGAAGAGTTACTGATGCTGGCTGAAGACAGCCATGATTGTGTCGTTAGGCCGTCATTGTTGAAAGAATAG
- the hupA gene encoding nucleoid-associated protein HU-alpha: protein MNKTQLIDFIAEKADLSKAQAKAALEATLGGVTDALKDGDQVQLIGFGTFKVNHRAARTGRNPKTGDEIQIAAANVPAFVAGKALKDSVK, encoded by the coding sequence ATGAACAAGACTCAATTAATCGACTTTATTGCTGAAAAAGCGGACCTTTCTAAAGCACAAGCTAAAGCTGCTCTAGAAGCGACTCTTGGCGGTGTTACAGATGCTCTTAAAGATGGCGATCAAGTTCAGCTAATTGGTTTTGGTACTTTTAAAGTAAACCACCGTGCAGCTCGCACTGGTCGTAACCCAAAAACTGGTGACGAGATCCAAATCGCTGCTGCAAATGTTCCAGCATTTGTTGCAGGTAAAGCGCTGAAAGATTCAGTGAAATAA
- a CDS encoding CNNM domain-containing protein, with translation MLLLTIYVSIAIGVSFICSVLEAVLLSISPSYIAQLKQNGHPAAESLDKLKTDIDRPLASILTLNTIAHTIGAATAGAQAAVVFGSQWLGVFSAVLTLGILVLSEIVPKTIGATYWRQLAPASSNVLRWMVFFLTPFVWFSEQITKRLARGHQAPKMRDELSAMAILAKESGEFAEGESKILSNLLGIQDVPVTQVMTPRPVVFRVDAEMSVNTFLEQHKDTPFSRPLVYSEQTDNIIGFVHRLELFRLQQAGCGEKALGEVMRPIHVLLNNMGLAKAFDQMMANRLQLSLVVDEYGTIQGIITLEDIFEHLVGEEIVDEADKTTDMQELAFQRWETWKETHGVIENRDEEDELEEKTLADNDTSDSKSADESKIQKEDKKDA, from the coding sequence ATGCTGCTGCTAACTATTTACGTATCCATTGCTATTGGAGTTTCTTTCATTTGTTCTGTTTTGGAAGCTGTACTTTTGAGTATTAGTCCGAGCTACATTGCTCAACTAAAACAAAATGGGCACCCTGCAGCAGAGTCATTAGACAAACTGAAAACCGATATTGACCGCCCGCTTGCGTCAATTTTAACGCTCAACACCATCGCGCACACCATCGGTGCTGCGACAGCGGGTGCACAAGCAGCAGTCGTTTTTGGTAGCCAATGGTTAGGCGTATTCTCTGCCGTATTAACTCTGGGTATTTTAGTTCTGTCTGAAATTGTTCCAAAAACCATTGGCGCGACCTACTGGCGTCAACTTGCTCCAGCATCATCAAATGTGCTTCGCTGGATGGTCTTTTTCCTAACACCATTTGTGTGGTTCTCAGAGCAAATTACCAAACGTTTAGCTCGCGGCCACCAGGCACCAAAAATGCGTGATGAGCTATCTGCAATGGCTATTTTGGCAAAAGAGAGTGGCGAGTTTGCTGAAGGTGAATCAAAAATTCTGAGCAATCTGTTAGGAATTCAAGATGTGCCCGTGACTCAAGTCATGACACCACGCCCTGTTGTATTCCGCGTCGATGCAGAAATGAGTGTCAATACGTTCCTAGAACAACACAAAGACACGCCATTCTCACGCCCACTGGTTTACAGCGAGCAAACTGACAATATCATCGGTTTTGTCCACCGCTTAGAGCTGTTTAGATTGCAGCAAGCGGGTTGTGGTGAGAAGGCTCTGGGTGAAGTGATGCGCCCTATCCACGTCTTGCTAAACAACATGGGTTTAGCTAAGGCCTTTGACCAAATGATGGCAAACCGCCTGCAACTCTCTTTGGTTGTGGACGAGTACGGCACAATTCAGGGCATCATCACCCTTGAAGACATCTTTGAGCACTTAGTTGGTGAAGAGATTGTCGACGAAGCAGATAAAACCACAGACATGCAAGAACTGGCGTTCCAACGTTGGGAAACGTGGAAAGAGACACACGGTGTTATCGAAAACCGCGATGAAGAGGACGAGCTAGAGGAAAAAACTCTAGCAGACAACGACACCTCAGACTCAAAATCAGCGGATGAAAGCAAGATTCAAAAAGAAGACAAGAAAGACGCTTAA
- a CDS encoding YjaG family protein, whose protein sequence is MLQNPLQVRLEKLEPWQQITFMACLCERMYPNYAMFCENTEFAEARIYRDVLDSIWEILTVKTAKVNFERQLEKVEELFPSADDFDFYGVYPAMDACQGLATLIHGLLDREHMLEAVIKVSQQSVKTVAELEFAQGAEEVTNENQKENEAVCEEWDVQWAIFRPLRETTERDLELIKDLRHELREDPVSNIGVAL, encoded by the coding sequence ATGCTTCAGAATCCACTTCAGGTTCGTCTTGAAAAGTTAGAACCTTGGCAACAAATTACTTTTATGGCGTGTCTATGTGAGCGTATGTATCCTAACTATGCCATGTTTTGTGAGAATACAGAATTTGCGGAAGCTCGAATCTATCGTGATGTTTTGGATAGCATTTGGGAAATCCTAACCGTTAAAACGGCAAAGGTTAACTTTGAGCGTCAACTTGAGAAAGTAGAAGAGCTATTCCCTAGCGCAGATGATTTTGATTTCTATGGTGTTTACCCTGCAATGGACGCATGCCAAGGCTTAGCAACATTAATCCATGGCCTACTTGATCGTGAGCATATGTTGGAAGCGGTAATTAAAGTGAGTCAACAATCGGTGAAGACGGTTGCTGAGCTTGAGTTTGCTCAAGGCGCTGAAGAAGTGACGAACGAAAACCAGAAAGAAAACGAAGCAGTATGTGAAGAGTGGGACGTTCAGTGGGCCATTTTCCGACCTCTACGTGAAACGACTGAGCGTGACTTAGAGCTGATCAAAGACCTACGCCACGAACTGCGTGAAGACCCTGTAAGTAATATTGGTGTGGCGTTATAA
- a CDS encoding D-2-hydroxyacid dehydrogenase: MNNFTNKLYILTEHDDTYTQLILNQGLPDLEITQNPELAEIVLAAPPLIAERLNEFKKLDWVQSTYAGINKLTQPDLRQDYTLTNVKGIFGPAIAEYVLGYTISHCRHFPHYHQQQVQRIWQPQLYTSLTDKTMVILGTGSIGSHLAKTAAAFGIHTIGVNRTGIPSKQETFKDTFHINELEAALKQADIVVNTLPSTDETYQLLNQTTLSYCSNVLLFNVGRGESIDNKALLLAIKNKWVEHAFLDVFECEPLTQEHPFWKLPQVTITPHIAALSEPRQVVEIFANNYQQWRDGFTLNNTIDFDKGY; this comes from the coding sequence ATGAACAATTTTACGAATAAGCTCTATATTCTTACCGAGCATGACGATACCTATACGCAACTGATTCTAAACCAAGGGTTACCTGACCTCGAAATCACTCAAAACCCCGAATTAGCTGAGATCGTACTGGCTGCTCCTCCTTTAATAGCGGAGCGACTTAATGAGTTTAAAAAGCTAGACTGGGTGCAAAGTACCTATGCAGGAATCAATAAACTCACTCAGCCGGATCTGCGTCAAGATTATACGCTGACCAACGTCAAAGGGATCTTCGGCCCTGCGATTGCTGAATACGTGTTGGGTTACACGATCAGCCACTGTAGACACTTTCCTCACTACCACCAGCAACAAGTACAACGAATCTGGCAGCCACAGCTTTATACTAGCCTAACTGACAAAACCATGGTGATTTTAGGAACGGGGTCAATTGGCAGTCATTTAGCTAAAACCGCTGCTGCTTTTGGTATTCACACCATAGGTGTCAACCGGACAGGTATCCCATCAAAGCAAGAAACCTTCAAAGACACTTTCCACATTAATGAATTAGAAGCCGCCCTCAAGCAAGCGGATATTGTAGTGAACACACTGCCATCAACGGATGAGACCTACCAACTACTGAATCAAACCACCTTAAGCTACTGCTCTAACGTATTGCTGTTTAATGTGGGTCGCGGGGAAAGCATAGACAATAAAGCGTTACTGCTTGCGATTAAGAATAAATGGGTTGAACACGCTTTCTTAGATGTCTTTGAATGCGAACCTCTCACACAAGAACACCCGTTTTGGAAATTGCCTCAAGTAACCATCACACCACACATTGCGGCTCTAAGTGAGCCAAGACAGGTCGTGGAGATCTTCGCCAATAATTACCAACAATGGCGAGATGGTTTTACACTGAATAACACCATTGATTTTGATAAAGGCTACTGA
- a CDS encoding uracil-DNA glycosylase family protein, which produces MFSSLLTEIRQCTACEPHLSHGANPVIQAHPNARLLIIGQAPGIKVHKSSIPWNDASGERLREWLGMDSNTFYDEQKVAIVPMGFCYPGKGKSGDLPPRKECAELWHNKVLQSLPNIQMTLLIGQYAQNHYLTNKTTSTLTETVRNWQVWAPEFLPLPHPSPRNNIWLKKNPWFESEVIPYIRKHVSEHLAYYDPNA; this is translated from the coding sequence ATGTTCTCATCACTGCTCACCGAGATACGACAATGCACCGCTTGTGAGCCTCATTTATCACACGGTGCAAATCCAGTGATTCAGGCACACCCAAACGCACGCTTGCTGATCATAGGCCAAGCGCCCGGTATCAAGGTTCATAAATCATCTATCCCTTGGAACGACGCCAGTGGCGAGCGATTGAGAGAATGGCTAGGAATGGATAGCAATACGTTTTATGACGAACAAAAAGTCGCGATTGTTCCTATGGGGTTTTGTTATCCGGGAAAGGGAAAGAGTGGCGATCTCCCACCACGTAAAGAGTGTGCGGAGCTTTGGCATAACAAAGTGCTGCAATCGCTACCCAACATCCAAATGACACTGCTGATTGGCCAGTACGCACAAAACCATTACCTGACAAATAAAACCACTAGCACGCTCACTGAAACAGTACGTAACTGGCAAGTTTGGGCTCCAGAATTTTTGCCGCTTCCCCACCCTTCACCACGTAATAATATCTGGCTCAAGAAGAACCCTTGGTTTGAAAGTGAAGTCATTCCCTACATTAGGAAGCATGTATCAGAGCATTTGGCCTACTATGATCCAAATGCCTAA
- the hemE gene encoding uroporphyrinogen decarboxylase: MTELKNDRYLRALLKQPVDYTPVWMMRQAGRYLPEYKATRAEAGDFMSLCKNAELASEVTLQPLRRFPLDAAILFSDILTIPDAMGLGLYFETGEGPKFERPITCKADVEKIGLPDPEGELQYVMNAVRQIRKDLKGEVPLIGFSGSPWTLATYMVEGSSSKAFTKIKKMMYAEPQTLHLLLDKLADTVIEYLNAQIKAGAQSVMVFDTWGGVLTPRDYNLFSLQYMHKIVDGLIRENEGRRVPVTLFTKNGGMWLESIAATGCDAVGLDWTINIADAKARIGDKVALQGNMDPSVLYAQPERIREEVGTILEGFGDGGTGHVFNLGHGIHLDVPPENAGVFVDAVHELSKPYHK; this comes from the coding sequence ATGACCGAATTAAAAAACGATCGCTATTTACGCGCACTTTTAAAACAGCCTGTTGATTACACACCGGTATGGATGATGCGCCAAGCTGGCCGCTATCTTCCTGAGTACAAAGCAACGCGCGCTGAAGCGGGCGATTTCATGTCTTTGTGCAAAAACGCTGAACTAGCATCAGAAGTAACACTTCAACCTTTACGTCGTTTCCCGCTTGATGCGGCAATCTTGTTCTCTGACATCCTAACTATCCCAGATGCGATGGGGTTAGGTTTGTACTTCGAAACAGGTGAAGGCCCTAAGTTTGAGCGCCCTATCACATGTAAAGCTGACGTAGAAAAGATTGGTTTACCAGATCCTGAAGGTGAACTTCAATACGTAATGAATGCCGTTCGTCAGATCCGTAAAGACCTGAAAGGCGAAGTGCCACTGATTGGTTTCTCTGGTAGCCCTTGGACATTGGCAACTTACATGGTTGAAGGCAGCAGCTCGAAGGCGTTCACTAAGATCAAGAAGATGATGTACGCAGAGCCACAAACGCTGCATTTACTTCTAGATAAGCTGGCTGACACTGTTATTGAATACCTGAACGCGCAAATTAAAGCGGGTGCACAATCGGTAATGGTATTCGACACATGGGGTGGTGTACTTACTCCGCGTGACTACAACCTGTTCTCACTGCAGTACATGCACAAAATTGTCGATGGCCTAATCCGTGAAAACGAAGGTCGCCGTGTACCAGTTACTCTGTTCACTAAGAATGGTGGTATGTGGCTAGAATCTATCGCAGCGACTGGTTGTGATGCAGTTGGCCTAGACTGGACAATCAATATTGCGGATGCAAAAGCGCGTATTGGCGATAAAGTGGCTCTACAAGGCAACATGGACCCATCAGTGCTTTACGCACAACCTGAGCGTATTCGTGAAGAAGTCGGCACTATCCTTGAAGGTTTTGGTGACGGCGGTACTGGTCACGTATTTAACCTTGGCCATGGTATTCACCTAGATGTGCCACCAGAAAATGCTGGTGTATTTGTGGACGCAGTTCACGAATTGTCTAAGCCATACCACAAGTAA
- the nudC gene encoding NAD(+) diphosphatase, whose product MLKKSDNKMTVQAYWCVVSGSDIWVNDDQFPFGSAEELGLSVEHAICIGQHQGRKVYWLNDCDVEIELSMVSLRDLLHWPESSFLIASKAIQYGHMTQSMRFCPQCGGRNHLNHNQVAMQCGDCRTLHYPRIFPCIIVAVRNDNKILLAQHPRHKTGMYTVIAGFLEVGETLEQCVAREVKEETGIDVSNIRYFGSQPWAFPSSMMMAFLADYAGGTLKPDYSELSDAQWFDVTSLPDVAPVGTIARQLIENTVDDVRKDGVAEQELEH is encoded by the coding sequence ATGTTAAAAAAAAGTGATAACAAAATGACAGTTCAAGCTTATTGGTGCGTCGTTTCTGGTAGTGATATTTGGGTTAATGATGATCAGTTTCCTTTTGGCTCTGCTGAAGAACTTGGGCTGAGTGTTGAGCATGCAATCTGTATTGGTCAGCATCAAGGTCGTAAGGTGTATTGGCTCAACGATTGCGATGTGGAGATTGAACTGAGCATGGTCAGCCTAAGAGATTTGCTTCACTGGCCTGAATCGAGTTTTCTGATCGCAAGCAAAGCTATCCAGTATGGGCATATGACGCAAAGTATGCGTTTTTGTCCTCAGTGCGGCGGTCGTAATCACCTGAATCATAATCAGGTAGCGATGCAATGTGGAGACTGCCGAACGCTTCATTACCCTCGTATCTTCCCGTGCATCATTGTTGCTGTACGAAACGACAACAAGATATTACTTGCGCAGCACCCAAGGCATAAAACGGGTATGTACACCGTAATAGCAGGCTTCCTAGAGGTTGGAGAGACCCTAGAGCAGTGTGTGGCGCGCGAAGTCAAAGAAGAAACGGGGATCGATGTGAGTAATATTCGTTACTTTGGTAGCCAGCCATGGGCGTTTCCATCGAGTATGATGATGGCCTTTCTTGCTGACTATGCTGGTGGAACGCTCAAACCTGATTACAGTGAACTGTCGGATGCCCAATGGTTTGACGTAACAAGCCTGCCTGATGTTGCTCCTGTTGGAACGATTGCAAGACAATTGATTGAGAATACAGTCGATGACGTAAGGAAAGACGGCGTCGCGGAGCAAGAACTAGAACATTAA
- the rsd gene encoding sigma D regulator, whose product MVMLNKFKQIQEQWGGSNEVIDHWLETRQSLIVEYCKLAALQPSSSKATAITELPSPEELQKFSQHLVDYISEGHFKIYDMVMDKWQSTGFKATDEINQSYGHIVLTTDPLLNFTDKYAAIKASDTLESFDSELSLVGEILEARFAVEDQLIQQIADSLAVPPGA is encoded by the coding sequence ATGGTCATGCTAAATAAATTCAAACAAATACAAGAACAATGGGGTGGCTCTAATGAGGTCATCGATCATTGGCTCGAAACTCGACAGTCTCTAATCGTTGAGTATTGTAAGCTTGCCGCTCTACAGCCTTCATCGTCGAAAGCAACGGCAATCACCGAACTGCCTTCTCCAGAAGAGCTCCAAAAATTCAGCCAACATCTTGTTGATTACATCTCCGAAGGTCATTTCAAAATCTATGACATGGTGATGGACAAATGGCAGTCTACTGGCTTCAAAGCAACAGACGAAATCAACCAATCTTATGGTCATATCGTTCTTACCACAGACCCACTACTCAACTTCACCGATAAATATGCTGCCATTAAAGCAAGCGATACATTAGAAAGCTTTGATAGTGAGCTATCACTCGTTGGTGAGATTCTTGAGGCTAGGTTTGCGGTTGAAGATCAGTTAATACAACAAATTGCCGACAGCCTAGCGGTTCCACCAGGAGCGTAA